From Coriobacteriia bacterium, the proteins below share one genomic window:
- a CDS encoding ABC transporter ATP-binding protein has translation MSAIVEVRELVKRFGELCAVDGVSFSIESGEIFGLLGPNGAGKTTTISMISCLLAPDEGDVLVDGHSVLTHSTEVRRVLGIVPQEIALYPTLTAAENLRFWGRMYGLSGSALADAVAYGLQMAGLEDKAKVRVETFSGGMKRRINIAAGVLHRPRVLLMDEPTVGIDPQSRNHILDTVRELNRDGMTVIYTSHYMEEVEALCDRIAIVDHGRVIASGTLPELRELVGDEDHIRIALGGGVEAGEDAGEPADSDAVSDEPLPTSPEVLAALEAVRAVAGVSRAEAVGSSLELLSPDAAATLGRVVEAIASAGAPLRSIEIVEPDLESVFLHLTGRGLRD, from the coding sequence ATGAGCGCCATCGTCGAAGTGCGCGAACTGGTCAAGCGGTTCGGCGAGTTGTGTGCGGTCGACGGCGTGAGCTTCTCCATCGAGTCCGGGGAGATCTTCGGGCTGCTCGGCCCCAATGGAGCGGGCAAGACGACCACGATCTCGATGATCTCGTGTCTGCTCGCGCCGGATGAAGGTGACGTGCTGGTGGACGGGCACTCGGTACTCACGCACTCGACCGAGGTGCGGCGGGTGCTGGGCATCGTGCCCCAGGAGATCGCGCTCTACCCCACCCTGACCGCGGCCGAGAACCTGCGCTTCTGGGGCCGGATGTACGGGCTGTCGGGAAGCGCCCTTGCTGACGCAGTCGCCTACGGGCTGCAGATGGCGGGCCTCGAGGACAAGGCGAAGGTGCGCGTCGAGACCTTCTCTGGGGGCATGAAGCGGCGCATCAACATCGCAGCCGGGGTGCTCCATCGCCCGCGCGTGCTGCTCATGGACGAGCCGACGGTGGGAATCGACCCGCAGAGCCGCAATCACATTCTCGACACCGTGCGCGAGCTCAACCGCGACGGCATGACGGTCATCTACACCTCCCACTACATGGAAGAGGTCGAGGCGCTGTGCGATCGCATCGCCATCGTCGACCACGGGCGCGTCATCGCAAGCGGAACGCTGCCCGAGCTGCGCGAGCTGGTCGGCGACGAGGATCACATCCGCATCGCGCTCGGCGGCGGAGTGGAGGCCGGCGAGGACGCGGGTGAGCCCGCCGACTCAGACGCTGTCTCTGATGAGCCGCTTCCGACCTCGCCCGAGGTGCTGGCCGCCCTCGAAGCGGTCCGCGCGGTGGCCGGCGTCTCGCGCGCCGAGGCCGTGGGCAGCTCGCTCGAGCTGCTGTCACCCGACGCGGCTGCCACGCTTGGGCGCGTCGTCGAGGCGATCGCGAGCGCAGGGGCGCCGCTGCGCTCGATCGAGATCGTCGAGCCGGATCTGGAGAGCGTATTCCTGCACCTCACGGGCCGCGGTCTGCGCGACTAG
- a CDS encoding ABC transporter permease has protein sequence MARLWYIAVKDLVVWSRDATALGILLGMPLVLILILGSALGGAMESDIKVAVVDLSRGHATAAGGAKPPSDELIAAMLESERLDDLFDIEQLPSEKVARALIREGKLVAALVVPAGFDEDVASGRPVNLVVLKDPGSQTAAGIWESVVTAFATQFSAASVSVQTVVETVQRGNPMALAAGGGALVARAVEAVTGEDALDGVRVTDAQAAGVAQVTAIDYYGLSMVSMFLMFGAMFGAFSTIKENREQTMNRLLTTPSPRAGIVGGKMLSVFLLGMVQFLVLYSATRFLFGVEWGGNILATFVLAAAEMLAVTGLATLIAAFARTERAAGGIGPLVVQVQALIGGAFFAIAALPEWVQPVRYFSVIGWTMEGWVAVQTRGAGLGEVWPSVAALLAMSGVLFAIGVWRAEASR, from the coding sequence ATGGCGCGCCTTTGGTACATCGCGGTCAAGGACCTCGTGGTGTGGAGCCGCGACGCCACGGCGCTCGGCATCCTGCTCGGCATGCCGCTCGTGCTCATCTTGATCCTGGGCTCGGCGCTTGGCGGGGCGATGGAGAGCGACATCAAGGTGGCGGTGGTCGACCTGTCACGCGGGCACGCCACCGCGGCGGGCGGGGCGAAGCCGCCCTCCGACGAACTCATCGCGGCGATGCTTGAGTCGGAGCGGCTCGACGACCTGTTCGACATCGAGCAGCTCCCCTCCGAGAAGGTCGCGCGCGCGCTCATCCGCGAGGGCAAGCTCGTGGCGGCGCTCGTGGTTCCCGCCGGATTCGACGAGGACGTCGCGAGCGGTCGCCCCGTGAACCTCGTGGTGCTCAAGGACCCGGGAAGCCAGACCGCGGCGGGCATCTGGGAGAGCGTCGTCACCGCATTCGCCACTCAGTTCTCGGCGGCCTCGGTCAGCGTGCAGACGGTGGTCGAGACGGTGCAGCGCGGCAACCCCATGGCGCTGGCGGCCGGAGGAGGCGCGCTTGTCGCCCGCGCGGTGGAGGCGGTGACCGGCGAGGACGCGCTTGACGGCGTGCGCGTGACCGACGCACAAGCCGCAGGGGTCGCGCAGGTCACGGCGATCGACTACTACGGGCTGTCGATGGTGTCGATGTTCCTCATGTTCGGGGCGATGTTCGGAGCGTTCTCGACGATCAAGGAGAACCGCGAGCAGACGATGAACCGCCTGCTCACCACTCCCTCCCCACGCGCAGGGATCGTAGGCGGCAAGATGCTCTCGGTGTTCCTGCTGGGCATGGTGCAGTTCCTCGTTCTCTACAGCGCCACACGCTTTCTCTTCGGCGTGGAGTGGGGCGGCAACATACTGGCGACGTTCGTGCTGGCCGCAGCCGAGATGCTCGCCGTGACGGGGCTGGCCACGCTGATCGCCGCATTCGCCCGCACCGAGCGGGCGGCCGGCGGCATCGGCCCGCTGGTGGTGCAGGTCCAGGCGCTCATCGGTGGCGCGTTCTTCGCGATCGCCGCGCTTCCCGAATGGGTGCAACCGGTGCGCTACTTCTCGGTCATCGGTTGGACGATGGAGGGCTGGGTCGCAGTGCAGACGCGCGGAGCCGGACTGGGCGAGGTGTGGCCGAGCGTCGCCGCGCTGCTCGCCATGTCAGGCGTGCTGTTCGCGATCGGCGTGTGGCGCGCGGAGGCCAGCCGATGA
- a CDS encoding ABC transporter permease: MKRILAMAGLNLTQILRDRSELVALVGLPLLLTAVFGAAFGAGDTGRAMSVPVADLDGSVYSERVVAAIDEAKGSDALLVSEFSARKLVADGQAPVAVIVPKGFGQRIEDDERTRIFVLRDSGSANAQVIVQIVDGAATRIAANAEASRVAAEALGGTVPFADLFAYADDLWSPDPPVGVESRVVAATTARANELQAPPNTQYSLGFTVFFVMMIALGSAGGILEERELGTLRRLLAAPLRRADILAGKTLGVALVASFEAALLVGFGAFVFGVPWGSNPAAVALLLGSLVAAATGIGIMISAIVRTRDQMSALTPIVSTALAMLGGCYWPLEVTTPFMQRLALLTPTGWAMIGLKDVVARGMGVEAVLVPSAVLLGIAAVTLGIGTTRLRLE, encoded by the coding sequence ATGAAGCGCATCCTTGCCATGGCCGGCCTCAACCTCACGCAGATCCTGCGGGATCGCTCCGAACTGGTGGCGCTCGTGGGGCTGCCGCTCCTTCTGACCGCCGTCTTCGGGGCCGCGTTCGGGGCCGGAGACACCGGGCGTGCGATGAGCGTGCCCGTGGCCGACCTCGATGGGTCGGTCTACTCAGAACGCGTCGTCGCCGCGATCGATGAGGCCAAGGGCTCGGACGCGCTGCTCGTGAGCGAGTTCTCGGCCCGCAAGCTCGTCGCCGACGGCCAGGCCCCGGTAGCGGTCATCGTGCCGAAGGGCTTCGGACAGCGCATCGAAGATGACGAGCGCACCCGCATCTTCGTGCTCCGAGATTCGGGCTCCGCCAACGCGCAGGTGATCGTGCAGATCGTCGACGGCGCGGCCACGCGCATCGCCGCGAACGCCGAGGCTTCGCGGGTCGCCGCGGAGGCATTGGGCGGAACGGTGCCCTTCGCCGACCTCTTCGCCTACGCCGATGACCTGTGGAGCCCCGATCCGCCGGTGGGCGTGGAGTCGCGCGTCGTCGCGGCTACCACCGCTCGAGCCAACGAGCTTCAGGCGCCGCCGAACACGCAGTACTCGCTCGGGTTCACCGTCTTCTTCGTGATGATGATCGCACTGGGCAGTGCAGGCGGCATCCTCGAGGAGCGCGAGCTGGGGACGCTGCGCCGGCTGCTGGCCGCCCCGCTGCGCCGCGCAGACATCCTGGCCGGCAAGACGCTCGGAGTCGCGCTGGTGGCGAGCTTCGAGGCGGCGCTGCTCGTGGGGTTCGGCGCCTTTGTGTTCGGCGTGCCGTGGGGAAGCAATCCCGCGGCGGTTGCGCTACTGCTGGGCTCGCTTGTCGCAGCGGCCACCGGCATCGGGATCATGATCTCGGCCATCGTTCGAACCCGCGACCAGATGTCGGCGCTCACGCCGATCGTCTCCACTGCGCTCGCGATGCTCGGCGGGTGCTACTGGCCGCTTGAGGTCACAACGCCGTTCATGCAGAGGCTGGCGCTTCTGACCCCCACCGGCTGGGCGATGATCGGCCTCAAGGACGTGGTCGCCCGCGGCATGGGCGTCGAAGCGGTGCTCGTTCCGAGCGCGGTTCTGCTCGGCATCGCCGCGGTGACGCTCGGGATCGGCACGACGCGGCTCCGGCTCGAGTAG
- a CDS encoding aldo/keto reductase has translation MKQRAMGSLGWPVSALGFGAMRLPGQRFNRLIPDQAKSTAIIRSGIDQGINYVDTAYVYPGSEKAVGVALRDGYRDRVRLVTKLPVFLTRKTQDFDKYLSTSLERLQTDHLDAYLLHAMNAGGFEKVQRLGLLDKMVEARDAGLIRHIGFSFHDTLPVFKHIVDAFDWDLCQIQLNYMDTCLQAGTEGLEYAAGKGIAVVVMEPLKGGTLANPPAEAREIMHSSGVDRTPVDWALQFLWNRPEVSCVISGMGSQQMVDDNCASADRSGVATLTAHELDIVEQLADVYRRRMVVPCTACRYCMPCPYGVNIPQNFAIWNNVSMKDGGWQSRRIKSGYRKLARTSAKVNLEKPNGSAVVCTKCGACVPKCPQEIDIPTELEKCEAALR, from the coding sequence ATGAAGCAGCGTGCAATGGGTTCGTTGGGGTGGCCGGTCTCGGCACTCGGTTTCGGTGCCATGCGACTGCCCGGCCAACGCTTCAATCGGCTCATCCCCGACCAGGCCAAGTCCACGGCGATCATCCGCAGCGGGATCGATCAGGGCATCAACTACGTCGACACCGCCTACGTCTATCCGGGCAGCGAGAAGGCCGTGGGCGTGGCGTTGAGAGACGGCTATCGCGACCGCGTGCGTCTCGTCACGAAGCTGCCGGTCTTTCTGACGCGCAAGACCCAGGACTTCGACAAGTATCTGTCGACTTCACTCGAGCGCCTGCAGACCGACCATCTCGACGCCTACCTGTTGCATGCGATGAACGCGGGTGGCTTTGAGAAGGTGCAGCGCCTGGGGCTGCTCGACAAGATGGTCGAGGCGCGCGACGCCGGCCTCATCCGGCACATCGGTTTCTCGTTCCACGACACGCTGCCGGTGTTCAAGCACATCGTCGACGCGTTCGACTGGGACCTGTGCCAGATCCAGTTGAACTATATGGACACATGCCTGCAGGCCGGAACCGAGGGCCTTGAGTATGCGGCGGGCAAGGGCATCGCGGTGGTCGTCATGGAGCCGCTGAAGGGCGGCACGCTTGCCAATCCGCCCGCCGAGGCGCGTGAGATCATGCACTCGTCGGGCGTGGACCGCACGCCGGTCGATTGGGCGCTGCAGTTCCTGTGGAACCGGCCTGAAGTGTCGTGCGTGATCTCGGGCATGGGCTCCCAGCAGATGGTCGACGACAACTGCGCCAGCGCCGACCGCTCGGGCGTGGCAACGCTCACCGCCCACGAACTCGACATCGTCGAGCAGCTGGCCGATGTCTATCGCCGCCGCATGGTGGTGCCGTGTACCGCGTGCCGTTACTGCATGCCCTGCCCCTACGGCGTGAACATCCCCCAGAACTTCGCCATCTGGAACAACGTGTCCATGAAGGACGGCGGATGGCAGAGCCGGCGCATCAAGAGCGGCTATCGCAAGCTCGCACGGACCTCGGCGAAGGTGAACCTGGAGAAGCCGAACGGCAGCGCGGTGGTCTGCACAAAGTGCGGCGCGTGCGTGCCCAAGTGCCCGCAGGAGATCGACATCCCCACCGAGCTTGAGAAGTGCGAGGCGGCACTGCGGTAG
- a CDS encoding ABC transporter permease, with protein MGALLTFLSAIESLRGNGFRSLLMALGVVIGAATIVVVVAVGLGARESIDAQYSNMSVTTIFVNSGPASDSLLSADDAAAIETIPTVAAVAPQLTGRTQIGFEDIASQTMVVGTTPNYGELASLSFASGTFFSDYDLERRERVVVLGPTAAEELFGAGIDPVGEQVRIAGKALTVVGVAEPKGGSIGPITLDDSVFVPYTTAERALLGSEGKVSMNVQADAIDTVAPTMDAVATALREAHGLRSDQADGFVVKDMGSKLVSAQESNRTMTLLLSAVALIVLLVGGIGIMNIMYVSVTERTREIGVRRAIGATRRSVLAQFLLEAIVLSVVGGLAGVALGLAMLPAARAAEVAAVPSTEGVALAVGFSLLTGIVFGYAPARRAAALDPIEALRYE; from the coding sequence GTGGGAGCACTGCTTACATTCCTCTCGGCGATCGAGAGCCTCCGGGGCAACGGGTTCCGGTCGCTGCTCATGGCGCTCGGTGTGGTGATCGGCGCGGCGACGATCGTCGTGGTGGTCGCGGTCGGGCTCGGGGCGCGCGAATCCATCGATGCCCAGTACTCGAACATGAGCGTCACGACGATCTTCGTGAACTCGGGCCCGGCATCGGATTCGTTGCTTTCCGCCGACGACGCCGCAGCGATCGAGACCATCCCGACGGTCGCTGCTGTCGCCCCACAGCTGACCGGGCGCACCCAGATCGGCTTCGAGGACATCGCCTCGCAGACGATGGTCGTGGGTACAACGCCGAACTACGGCGAGCTCGCATCCCTGTCGTTCGCCTCGGGAACGTTCTTCTCCGACTACGACCTCGAGCGGCGTGAGCGCGTGGTCGTGCTTGGCCCGACGGCGGCCGAGGAGCTGTTCGGTGCCGGCATCGACCCGGTCGGCGAGCAGGTTCGCATCGCCGGCAAAGCGCTCACCGTCGTGGGTGTCGCGGAACCCAAGGGCGGCTCCATCGGACCGATCACCTTGGATGACAGCGTCTTCGTGCCCTACACGACGGCCGAGCGCGCGCTGCTCGGCAGCGAGGGCAAGGTCAGCATGAACGTTCAGGCCGACGCGATCGACACGGTCGCGCCGACGATGGACGCGGTAGCGACGGCGCTGCGCGAGGCACACGGGCTGCGCTCCGACCAGGCCGACGGCTTCGTCGTCAAGGACATGGGCTCGAAGCTCGTCAGCGCGCAGGAGTCCAACCGGACGATGACGCTGCTGCTGTCGGCTGTCGCCTTGATCGTGCTGCTGGTCGGCGGCATCGGAATCATGAACATCATGTACGTCTCGGTGACCGAGCGGACGCGCGAGATCGGCGTGCGGCGCGCCATCGGTGCCACAAGGCGCAGCGTTCTGGCTCAGTTCCTCCTCGAGGCCATCGTCCTGAGTGTCGTCGGGGGACTCGCCGGCGTCGCACTCGGCCTCGCGATGCTCCCCGCGGCCCGTGCAGCGGAAGTAGCCGCCGTCCCCTCGACCGAGGGTGTGGCCCTGGCCGTTGGATTCTCTCTGCTCACCGGCATCGTGTTCGGCTACGCGCCCGCCCGCCGGGCCGCAGCTCTCGATCCCATCGAAGCACTTCGTTACGAGTAG
- a CDS encoding HlyD family efflux transporter periplasmic adaptor subunit has protein sequence MSAAQRITPSRLAQVKIAALALVAVVLVAGAAYAGYQRTAAQAADSSIATATVTRGDVQSSVPADGRVVVDEWELAFGASGRVASVDVSQGESVTAGQVLARLDDAKARAQLAQARTALASAASKLDGLRSQPISEDVAAKQAVVDAAASALDRAEDAYALLVAESRDTTVSAGELQAKAGAVEAAEDQLAIAQANLAAVKVSATRSEIAAAEAAVTDAQAGLRAAESGLDDYVITAPADGVAVALELVEGQAPPSGTGSAPAIVVADVSKPRVDGQLDEADAASVRTDMPVDIVIDGLGGMTVAGRVERVSAVAKVDQNGLATFDIEVSVDEPVEGLAAGMAVRLQIITDRAQDVLTIPTAVVKRSDGASVVTVVDESGAMKTVTVELGKTDGKTVEVKSGLAEGQKIALESTAKEE, from the coding sequence ATGTCAGCCGCACAGCGCATCACACCCTCGCGCCTCGCGCAGGTGAAGATCGCGGCCTTGGCGCTCGTCGCCGTGGTGCTCGTCGCCGGTGCTGCCTACGCAGGGTACCAGCGCACGGCGGCGCAGGCCGCCGACAGCTCCATCGCCACGGCGACCGTGACCCGCGGTGACGTGCAGTCCTCCGTTCCTGCCGACGGCAGGGTCGTGGTGGACGAGTGGGAGCTCGCTTTCGGGGCGAGCGGTCGCGTCGCGTCGGTCGACGTGAGCCAGGGCGAGTCGGTCACCGCCGGTCAGGTCCTCGCGCGCCTCGATGACGCGAAGGCTCGCGCCCAGCTGGCACAGGCGCGCACGGCACTTGCATCGGCCGCGTCGAAGCTCGACGGCCTGCGCAGCCAGCCTATCTCCGAAGACGTGGCCGCCAAGCAGGCGGTCGTCGATGCCGCTGCGTCGGCGCTCGACCGCGCAGAGGATGCGTACGCGCTCCTCGTGGCCGAGTCGAGGGATACCACGGTCTCGGCCGGCGAACTGCAGGCCAAAGCCGGTGCGGTCGAGGCCGCCGAGGACCAGCTTGCCATCGCCCAAGCCAACCTCGCGGCGGTGAAGGTGTCCGCAACACGCAGTGAGATCGCGGCCGCCGAGGCCGCTGTCACCGACGCGCAAGCGGGTCTGCGCGCCGCGGAGAGCGGACTCGACGACTACGTCATCACCGCGCCCGCTGACGGGGTCGCAGTCGCGCTGGAACTCGTCGAAGGTCAGGCACCGCCGTCCGGTACCGGCTCGGCTCCGGCCATCGTCGTCGCCGACGTCTCGAAGCCGCGCGTCGACGGCCAGCTCGACGAGGCGGACGCGGCCTCAGTCCGCACCGACATGCCGGTCGACATCGTAATCGACGGCCTGGGTGGCATGACCGTCGCGGGCCGCGTCGAACGAGTCTCGGCCGTGGCGAAGGTGGACCAGAACGGTCTGGCGACGTTCGACATCGAGGTGTCGGTGGACGAACCCGTTGAAGGACTGGCCGCCGGCATGGCGGTTCGGCTGCAGATCATCACCGACCGCGCGCAGGACGTCCTCACCATCCCGACGGCGGTCGTGAAGCGCAGCGACGGGGCGTCCGTCGTGACCGTCGTGGACGAGTCGGGCGCCATGAAGACCGTGACCGTCGAGCTCGGCAAGACCGACGGCAAGACGGTCGAGGTCAAGAGCGGGCTTGCCGAGGGGCAGAAGATCGCCCTGGAATCGACGGCGAAGGAGGAGTGA
- a CDS encoding ABC transporter ATP-binding protein, translated as MGHPVISLEDVTKTYLLGDVEVPVLKNVNVEVERGEYVALMGPSGSGKSTLMNLIGLLDEPTSGNYLLDGTPAASLGDVERARLRNATIGFIFQTFNLLPHLDALANVELPLRYAGIRDAGPRARALLERVGMADRLDHRPAQLSGGQRQRVAIARSLVNDPALILADEPTGNLDSHTGAETLDLLDELHAQGRTILIVTHDEQVAARAQRTIRLFDGVIVEDGAPHGVGALTASAPLLHAG; from the coding sequence ATGGGCCACCCGGTCATCAGTCTCGAGGATGTGACGAAGACCTACCTTCTGGGCGATGTCGAGGTGCCCGTTCTGAAGAACGTCAACGTCGAGGTCGAACGGGGCGAGTACGTGGCACTCATGGGCCCGTCGGGCTCGGGCAAGTCGACGCTCATGAACCTCATCGGCCTGCTCGACGAGCCGACGTCAGGCAACTACCTCCTCGATGGAACCCCCGCCGCGTCGCTTGGCGACGTCGAGCGGGCCCGGCTGCGCAACGCCACGATCGGCTTCATCTTCCAGACGTTCAACCTCTTGCCCCACCTCGATGCGCTCGCCAACGTCGAGTTGCCCTTGCGCTACGCGGGTATTCGCGATGCCGGACCTCGGGCCCGCGCGCTGCTCGAGCGCGTCGGGATGGCCGATCGTCTCGACCACCGCCCGGCGCAGCTCTCCGGCGGTCAGCGGCAGCGGGTGGCTATCGCGCGCTCCCTCGTCAACGACCCAGCCCTGATCCTTGCCGATGAGCCGACCGGCAACCTTGACTCGCACACGGGAGCCGAGACGCTCGACCTGCTCGACGAGCTCCACGCGCAGGGCCGCACCATCCTCATCGTCACGCACGACGAACAGGTGGCCGCGCGGGCCCAGAGGACGATACGGCTGTTCGACGGGGTGATCGTCGAAGACGGCGCGCCCCATGGCGTCGGCGCACTGACGGCCTCAGCGCCCCTGCTCCACGCCGGCTGA
- a CDS encoding response regulator transcription factor: MDEDRGIVEVLTGHLDAAGFSAEGAHDAASAVALAERRQPDLALVDVALPDPGGYELADHFCSRDIAVILVSAHSDEATRLRGFEIGADDFIAKPFSPREVVARAKAVLRRRRPEAEPAGEVLQCDGLTVDVPRRSVCLNGVPADLTRAEFDIVLALARRRGAVCTRSQLLEAVSDGATLTAERTVDAHIKNIRRKLGLRAYRPERIRTVPGVGYQL; encoded by the coding sequence GTGGACGAGGACCGGGGCATCGTCGAGGTGCTCACGGGCCATCTGGACGCGGCGGGGTTCTCGGCCGAAGGGGCTCACGACGCCGCCTCGGCCGTCGCGCTGGCGGAACGGCGGCAGCCCGACCTCGCGCTCGTCGACGTCGCGCTGCCGGACCCTGGCGGGTATGAACTCGCCGACCACTTCTGCTCGCGGGATATCGCGGTGATCCTCGTGTCGGCGCACAGCGACGAGGCCACGCGTCTGCGCGGTTTCGAGATCGGCGCAGACGACTTCATCGCCAAACCGTTCAGCCCGCGCGAGGTCGTGGCGCGCGCGAAGGCCGTGCTCAGGCGCCGCCGACCCGAGGCCGAGCCTGCCGGGGAGGTGCTGCAGTGCGATGGCCTGACCGTGGACGTCCCGCGGCGCTCGGTGTGTCTCAACGGCGTGCCGGCCGACCTGACGCGCGCCGAGTTCGACATCGTGCTTGCCTTGGCGAGACGCCGCGGCGCGGTGTGTACCCGTAGCCAGCTCCTCGAAGCGGTGTCGGACGGCGCCACCTTGACCGCAGAGCGAACAGTGGACGCCCACATCAAGAACATCCGCCGCAAGCTCGGCCTGCGCGCTTACCGCCCCGAGCGTATCCGTACCGTTCCTGGCGTGGGATACCAGCTCTGA
- a CDS encoding PDDEXK nuclease domain-containing protein yields MDQDLNQVKDAEVALFGDVAGLIDGTRQRVAGAVNSELVMLYWSVGKRVREEVLGGERAEYGQQVVKRLAERLTERYGRGWSRQNIERMINFVEWLPDSEKCSTLSGKLSWSHFTELLTISEQRKRDFYTAFAAHERWSVRTLRAKIVGKLYERTLAARGSADGLETDLATMSSTGTVEPALAFRDPYVLDFLGLAPEHTEADLEHAILDEMQRFLLELGVGFAFVERQKRMTVDGRDYRLDLLLYHITMRCYVAIELKTRPLAPGDYGQMMLYLRWLDRHQRHDGDVAPIGLILCTEKGPEQVALLGLDSGEVRAAQYLTDEVRTGLERIAARARELEV; encoded by the coding sequence ATGGACCAAGACCTGAATCAGGTGAAGGATGCAGAAGTCGCGCTGTTCGGCGATGTAGCGGGCCTCATCGACGGCACGCGTCAGCGAGTAGCTGGTGCGGTCAACAGCGAACTCGTGATGCTGTACTGGAGCGTCGGCAAGCGCGTACGCGAGGAGGTTCTGGGCGGCGAGCGAGCGGAGTACGGGCAGCAGGTGGTGAAGCGACTGGCAGAGCGCCTGACTGAGCGCTACGGGCGTGGGTGGAGTCGACAGAACATCGAGCGAATGATCAATTTCGTCGAGTGGCTGCCCGATTCTGAGAAATGCTCGACACTGTCGGGCAAATTGAGCTGGAGTCATTTCACCGAGCTCCTGACGATCTCCGAGCAGCGGAAACGCGACTTCTACACAGCCTTCGCCGCCCATGAGCGCTGGAGTGTGCGCACCCTGCGCGCCAAGATTGTCGGCAAGCTCTACGAGCGGACACTTGCCGCGCGAGGTTCGGCCGATGGGCTCGAGACCGACCTCGCCACCATGTCGTCCACCGGCACTGTCGAACCGGCTCTGGCCTTCCGCGACCCCTACGTGCTCGACTTCCTCGGCCTGGCGCCCGAGCACACCGAGGCCGACCTCGAGCACGCGATCCTCGACGAGATGCAGCGCTTCCTGCTCGAGCTCGGCGTCGGCTTCGCGTTCGTGGAGCGTCAGAAGCGCATGACCGTCGACGGCCGTGATTATCGGCTCGACCTGCTGCTCTACCACATCACCATGCGGTGCTACGTGGCAATCGAGCTGAAGACGCGACCCCTTGCGCCGGGCGACTACGGGCAGATGATGCTGTACCTGCGTTGGCTTGATCGCCACCAACGGCATGACGGGGATGTGGCGCCGATCGGGCTGATCCTGTGTACGGAGAAGGGGCCGGAGCAGGTGGCGTTGTTGGGACTGGACTCGGGTGAGGTGAGGGCAGCGCAGTACCTGACAGATGAAGTGCGGACGGGGCTCGAGCGCATCGCTGCACGAGCGAGGGAGCTGGAGGTCTGA
- a CDS encoding NERD domain-containing protein produces MSYAESKVFGDRGEAIVAEVVQRHCPPDAVILNDLLFDGVDTTTQVDHILIDRFGLLLIETKYYNALLKGTSDDRTWTACYQDGGRRQLHNPLRQNEGHRTKLLRTLQQNGYRLDPSYTQSVIVFARGHVGDLDLTVEDRARVLTADEFDHHLATRADFAPNSGDLNPDQIAAIGDLVSTLDRSADAKVQARHERMVKKASGRKFGRGPRPARTSTPRPRTPRSTSRPRRQANPLGALLAVLLFAAWIWGPRALDFFSGPEAAPAPATAPQAQLDFPAPSVGAALERVREADPIVADSLVDAESPALSDVKGYPTYTWQYARQTGPETVSVRKLSVSFDQSGQIVGVSKE; encoded by the coding sequence GTGAGCTACGCTGAGTCCAAGGTTTTCGGTGATCGCGGGGAGGCGATCGTCGCCGAGGTCGTGCAGAGGCATTGCCCGCCGGATGCAGTCATCCTCAACGACCTGCTCTTCGACGGCGTGGACACGACCACGCAGGTCGATCACATCCTGATAGACCGGTTCGGGTTGCTGCTCATCGAAACCAAGTACTACAACGCGCTTCTCAAGGGGACAAGCGACGACCGGACCTGGACCGCCTGCTACCAGGATGGTGGTCGCAGGCAGCTTCACAATCCCCTCAGGCAAAACGAAGGGCACCGCACCAAACTCCTGAGGACGTTGCAGCAGAACGGCTATCGCTTGGACCCGAGCTACACCCAAAGCGTGATCGTTTTTGCCAGAGGCCACGTCGGTGACCTCGATCTGACTGTCGAGGATCGAGCTCGAGTCCTCACCGCAGACGAGTTCGACCATCACCTAGCGACCCGCGCGGATTTCGCCCCCAACAGCGGAGACCTCAACCCGGACCAGATCGCGGCAATTGGCGACCTCGTGAGCACCCTGGACCGCAGTGCCGACGCCAAGGTGCAAGCGCGTCACGAGCGCATGGTCAAGAAGGCCTCCGGACGGAAGTTCGGTCGCGGCCCACGTCCTGCACGCACCTCAACCCCTCGGCCTCGCACTCCGCGAAGCACATCGCGTCCAAGGCGGCAGGCGAACCCACTTGGCGCACTGCTCGCCGTCCTGCTGTTCGCCGCTTGGATATGGGGCCCACGCGCATTGGACTTCTTCTCGGGACCTGAAGCGGCCCCGGCGCCAGCAACTGCGCCGCAGGCTCAACTCGACTTCCCTGCCCCGAGTGTCGGCGCGGCGTTGGAACGCGTACGGGAGGCCGACCCGATCGTCGCTGACAGCCTGGTCGACGCCGAGAGCCCCGCTTTGTCCGACGTGAAGGGCTACCCCACTTACACCTGGCAGTACGCGCGCCAAACCGGGCCGGAGACCGTGTCGGTCCGAAAGCTGTCTGTGTCGTTCGACCAGTCAGGACAGATAGTGGGAGTGAGCAAGGAGTAG